The following are encoded together in the Pedobacter sp. D749 genome:
- a CDS encoding TolC family protein: MKFKIKKILAYMPLLFTGCMIPQITMAQQVLTLEHCRQMALERNNNIKAAMEDINAARAQKAQQDVGGRPSVDGSITGFYFGKPLNTIIPEYGLSSGLGITQPIYTGGKVRLGKEIAANGVEIRQEQKVLVTTEVLFTTERAYWLVVSAMERIKLALQTKKQLAALYTDLNNHFTAGTTYKNDVLQAQVQQNANELDISRAEDNLTMAKLYLAQVTGLTDSTDFTVADFLDAPINTVIDNSPMQQAPSNRSEIKILQTSVSTAELQQKMLAADLKPGVSLALNGITAFGKSGINPTNKDNFMASYYSMLSINIPVFDWGRKRKKIQEQQFKVSSQRYQLKEREEQVTLEVQQAFLQLGQSVKRIGLSDLSLSQAEENLKLSNDRFKAGTIVGKDVLEALTIWQQAKSNLLEAKVQYKIDAAAYQKATGSIER; encoded by the coding sequence ATGAAATTCAAGATAAAGAAAATATTAGCCTATATGCCCCTGTTGTTTACAGGCTGTATGATCCCGCAAATAACAATGGCGCAGCAGGTTCTGACACTGGAACACTGCAGGCAGATGGCCCTGGAAAGGAACAATAACATCAAGGCAGCAATGGAAGACATCAATGCTGCCAGGGCGCAAAAGGCACAACAGGATGTTGGAGGCAGGCCCTCTGTGGATGGCTCGATAACCGGTTTTTATTTCGGGAAACCATTAAATACGATTATTCCCGAATATGGGCTAAGCTCTGGCCTGGGGATCACTCAGCCCATCTATACAGGTGGCAAGGTTAGGCTTGGCAAGGAGATTGCAGCAAATGGTGTAGAGATAAGGCAGGAGCAGAAAGTTCTTGTTACAACTGAGGTACTCTTCACCACCGAAAGGGCCTATTGGCTGGTGGTATCTGCCATGGAACGGATCAAACTAGCCCTGCAAACTAAAAAACAACTGGCTGCCCTTTACACCGATCTCAATAACCATTTCACTGCCGGAACTACCTATAAAAATGATGTATTGCAGGCTCAGGTACAACAAAATGCAAATGAGCTTGATATTTCACGTGCAGAGGACAACCTGACCATGGCAAAGCTATACCTGGCACAGGTTACGGGATTGACAGACAGCACGGATTTTACAGTGGCGGATTTCCTGGACGCGCCAATAAATACTGTAATAGATAATTCCCCGATGCAACAGGCGCCAAGCAATCGTTCGGAAATAAAGATCCTTCAAACGTCGGTATCAACAGCAGAGCTGCAACAAAAAATGTTAGCGGCTGATCTTAAGCCTGGTGTGAGCCTGGCATTGAACGGGATAACAGCATTTGGAAAAAGCGGGATCAATCCCACTAATAAAGATAATTTCATGGCTTCATATTACAGTATGCTTAGCATAAACATACCTGTTTTCGACTGGGGTAGAAAAAGAAAAAAAATACAGGAACAACAGTTCAAAGTTTCCTCACAACGCTATCAGTTAAAGGAACGGGAAGAACAGGTTACTCTTGAAGTACAGCAAGCATTTCTGCAACTTGGCCAGAGTGTAAAACGGATAGGACTTTCTGATTTATCACTAAGCCAGGCAGAGGAAAACCTTAAACTGAGTAATGACCGTTTCAAGGCCGGAACGATCGTAGGCAAGGATGTATTGGAAGCACTAACAATCTGGCAGCAGGCAAAAAGTAACCTGCTGGAAGCAAAGGTTCAATATAAAATTGATGCGGCCGCATACCAGAAAGCAACTGGTTCAATAGAACGTTAA
- a CDS encoding TonB-dependent receptor: MWNIQKMQGIIIIERTIENSVFYNHTVRGKNCAKKINSIILFFTLSMLFTAQYAVAQNKTSITGKITGISGEAVSGINIRIKGNEVRTLSKEDGTFELNNLKPGNYEFLFNGLGYKPHSQKISLSAGQSIKVEVKLTEISTVLESVTVAGKTQAAEVRQQAYNVAAIDARKLHNTTYDLNQALNKVSGVRIRESGGLGSAFNFSLNGFTGNQVKFFLDGIPMDNFGTSLQMNNIPINMADRIEVYKGVVPVWLGADALGGAINIVTNPNKRDYLDVSYSYGSFNTHKSTVNAGYTAKSGFTVQVNAFQNYSDNNYKVDVDVANLTTGVYTPMRVSRFHDTYRNETVIANIGVMGKRYADKLLLGITLGQNKADIQTGNRMFDVYGARKRNGNIIMPSLKYLKNNLFIKDLNLSLNANYNVGHEQLVDTVFKQYNWLGESRDKSTDPDAVGGELRRTLYKYKNNNANVTANLGYKFLGKHSLALNNTFLGFNRKGKDELDPDNKLNMQPRENFKNILGLGYRYDMNERFNASVFLKNYNQSTTAFQTYTPPNAPWGTLPTYTEQQKSVNKTGYGAAASYFLNTGLQAKASYEKTYRLPENDELFGNPTIDRIENFSLRPESSENANLGLAYQFIAVKAHKLHIESNFIYRNSKDFIRPNLTSVGGVAMIQMLNQQDVRTTGIDGEIRYTFKDALVVGVNMTWQNIINQTKYEANETQVSQIYKDRIPNMPYLYGNANAQYSIKGLGSATNVLNIGYNLTYVHEYYLNWPSQGSTGSKLNIPEQFQHDVNAVFSIKDGRYNIGLECRNLLDAKIYDNFSLQKPGRSFNVKLRYFIAGNQK; encoded by the coding sequence ATGTGGAATATACAAAAAATGCAAGGTATCATCATCATAGAACGCACAATAGAAAATAGTGTATTTTATAATCATACTGTCCGGGGGAAAAATTGCGCTAAGAAAATAAACAGCATAATACTGTTCTTTACGCTGTCCATGTTGTTTACAGCACAATATGCTGTGGCACAAAACAAAACTTCCATTACGGGAAAAATAACCGGCATTTCGGGAGAAGCAGTTTCGGGTATCAACATAAGGATTAAGGGTAATGAGGTAAGAACCCTGTCGAAAGAAGATGGAACTTTTGAGCTGAACAATCTGAAACCCGGCAATTATGAATTCCTGTTCAATGGATTGGGTTATAAGCCACATAGTCAAAAAATAAGCCTTTCGGCCGGACAATCCATAAAAGTAGAGGTAAAACTAACCGAAATATCTACTGTTCTGGAATCGGTAACCGTAGCTGGCAAAACGCAGGCTGCAGAAGTGAGGCAACAGGCCTATAACGTAGCCGCCATTGATGCACGCAAACTTCATAATACCACTTATGACTTGAACCAGGCGCTGAACAAAGTTTCCGGCGTAAGGATAAGGGAAAGCGGCGGGCTTGGCTCAGCTTTTAATTTTTCCCTTAACGGTTTTACCGGAAACCAGGTCAAATTCTTTCTGGACGGCATCCCTATGGACAACTTCGGAACATCCCTCCAGATGAACAATATCCCTATCAATATGGCAGACCGGATAGAGGTGTATAAAGGGGTCGTTCCGGTATGGCTGGGTGCCGATGCACTTGGTGGCGCTATTAACATTGTAACTAACCCCAACAAAAGGGATTACCTCGATGTATCCTATTCCTATGGTTCGTTTAACACGCACAAGTCAACCGTTAATGCGGGATATACTGCCAAATCGGGCTTTACCGTGCAGGTGAATGCCTTTCAGAATTATTCAGACAATAATTATAAGGTGGATGTGGACGTAGCTAACCTGACCACCGGGGTTTACACGCCCATGCGGGTAAGCCGCTTCCACGATACCTACAGGAATGAGACCGTCATTGCCAACATAGGTGTTATGGGAAAACGATATGCCGACAAGCTCCTTTTGGGTATTACCCTTGGCCAAAACAAAGCCGATATACAGACAGGTAACCGGATGTTCGACGTGTATGGTGCGCGGAAACGGAACGGCAATATCATTATGCCCTCCTTAAAATACCTTAAAAACAACCTTTTCATAAAAGACCTTAACCTGAGCCTCAACGCAAATTACAATGTTGGCCATGAACAATTGGTAGATACCGTTTTTAAGCAATATAACTGGCTGGGGGAATCCAGAGATAAGTCTACAGACCCCGATGCAGTTGGAGGCGAACTCAGGCGAACTTTGTACAAGTATAAAAACAACAATGCCAATGTTACCGCCAATCTTGGCTATAAATTTTTAGGCAAACATTCCTTAGCACTGAATAACACCTTTTTGGGCTTCAACCGAAAAGGAAAGGACGAGTTGGACCCAGACAATAAACTGAACATGCAACCGAGAGAAAACTTTAAAAACATTTTGGGCCTGGGCTACCGTTACGACATGAATGAACGTTTCAATGCTTCCGTATTCCTGAAAAATTACAACCAATCCACAACCGCATTCCAAACCTATACACCGCCGAATGCGCCCTGGGGTACGCTCCCCACTTACACCGAACAACAAAAATCCGTAAATAAAACCGGCTATGGAGCAGCGGCTTCCTATTTTTTGAATACCGGCTTACAGGCTAAAGCTTCTTACGAAAAGACTTACCGTTTGCCCGAAAACGATGAGCTATTCGGTAATCCGACCATAGACAGGATTGAAAACTTTTCGCTTCGACCGGAAAGTTCTGAAAATGCGAACCTGGGGCTGGCCTATCAGTTTATAGCTGTTAAAGCGCATAAGCTCCATATAGAGTCCAATTTCATTTATCGCAACTCGAAGGATTTTATCCGCCCAAACCTGACCTCCGTAGGTGGTGTTGCCATGATACAGATGCTTAACCAACAGGATGTAAGGACGACGGGGATTGATGGAGAAATCCGGTACACATTTAAGGATGCCCTGGTTGTGGGGGTGAACATGACCTGGCAGAACATCATTAACCAGACAAAATATGAAGCTAATGAGACACAGGTTAGCCAGATATACAAGGATAGAATACCCAATATGCCCTATCTCTATGGAAATGCGAATGCGCAATATTCCATCAAAGGGCTGGGGAGTGCCACCAATGTACTGAATATTGGTTACAACCTGACCTATGTACATGAATATTACCTGAACTGGCCCAGCCAGGGGTCAACAGGTAGCAAGCTGAATATTCCTGAACAATTCCAGCACGATGTTAATGCTGTGTTTAGCATAAAAGACGGACGGTATAACATCGGGTTGGAATGCAGAAACCTACTTGATGCAAAAATCTACGACAATTTCAGCCTGCAAAAACCGGGCAGGTCATTCAATGTCAAGTTGCGGTATTTTATTGCCGGAAATCAAAAATAA
- a CDS encoding Fur family transcriptional regulator: MNTGEKTLAEMREILEAYLMKNNYRKTPERFSILEAIYYFNKRFDAEILYIDMINKKYRVSRATIYNTLEILVACNLIVELHFNKNMAEYEHATKKGAHCHIVCLDCHEVVDINEEFPRLSAEEKQVPRFGFEIQQQVLNIFGKCMNHANGFCDKKRRELKMPLT, from the coding sequence ATGAATACAGGGGAAAAAACATTGGCAGAAATGAGGGAAATCCTGGAGGCATATTTAATGAAGAACAACTATCGGAAAACCCCTGAACGTTTTTCAATACTGGAAGCGATCTATTATTTCAACAAACGTTTTGATGCAGAAATACTCTACATCGACATGATAAACAAAAAATACAGGGTAAGTAGGGCAACCATATACAATACACTCGAAATCCTGGTTGCCTGTAACCTGATCGTGGAGTTGCATTTCAACAAAAATATGGCTGAATACGAACATGCGACAAAAAAAGGAGCGCATTGCCACATTGTTTGTCTTGATTGCCATGAGGTAGTGGATATTAATGAGGAGTTTCCCCGCTTAAGTGCCGAAGAAAAACAGGTGCCCCGGTTTGGGTTTGAGATACAACAACAGGTTCTTAATATTTTTGGTAAATGTATGAACCATGCAAATGGCTTCTGCGATAAAAAAAGAAGAGAACTGAAAATGCCTTTGACGTAG
- a CDS encoding helix-turn-helix transcriptional regulator, whose amino-acid sequence MIKKMSKKTTSIPIHSLSKEYQQDFVVKQVTPENLNALNETEHAHRHDYHIFSLVRKGTFHIEIDFERYEIKAPAVLYIHPSQIHRIIKIEKADVFLLGMNSENLNPDYLRKLEQVILHARSLPVKSAIYTILDRAIILCKSIFERKTDKLFASVLKDCCNAFVGLIVSQYLEQIESTDNLSRYEILTKKFKLLLERDFILIKQPSDYADALNISTSYLNECVRNATGLPVSHHIHQRIILEAKRLLFYSDKSVKEIATELGYDDYPYFCRIFARITGTTASAFRNKITH is encoded by the coding sequence GTGATTAAAAAAATGAGTAAAAAGACAACATCCATCCCTATCCATTCTTTGTCCAAAGAATATCAGCAAGATTTTGTTGTTAAACAAGTAACGCCTGAAAATTTAAATGCCCTTAATGAAACAGAACATGCACACAGGCATGATTATCATATCTTTTCATTAGTACGGAAAGGAACTTTTCATATTGAAATCGATTTTGAGCGTTATGAAATAAAAGCGCCTGCAGTACTTTACATTCATCCCAGCCAGATTCATCGCATCATAAAGATTGAAAAAGCGGACGTTTTTCTTCTTGGAATGAATAGTGAGAACCTGAATCCCGATTATTTAAGAAAATTGGAACAAGTTATTCTACATGCAAGGTCATTACCGGTAAAATCCGCTATTTATACAATTTTAGACCGAGCCATCATTTTATGTAAAAGTATTTTTGAACGGAAAACAGATAAATTATTTGCTTCCGTACTAAAAGATTGCTGTAATGCTTTTGTAGGTTTGATCGTTTCACAGTATCTGGAGCAAATAGAAAGTACAGACAACCTTTCACGCTATGAGATCCTTACCAAAAAATTTAAACTATTACTGGAACGAGATTTTATCCTGATTAAACAACCCTCGGATTATGCTGACGCCCTGAATATCTCTACATCTTACCTTAATGAATGTGTCCGCAACGCCACAGGGTTACCTGTCTCCCACCATATCCACCAACGCATCATTTTAGAAGCCAAACGATTGCTGTTTTATTCCGATAAATCGGTTAAAGAAATCGCGACCGAATTGGGTTACGATGATTACCCCTACTTTTGCCGGATTTTTGCCAGGATAACCGGAACAACGGCTTCGGCCTTTCGAAATAAAATAACTCATTAG
- a CDS encoding DUF4374 domain-containing protein yields the protein MNRFNFLLLAGLFLGLAMTGCSKNDDNTSPGPEPVGNAKYVLAVTTTAGGATTYLLTADHLSKGTTSTTGNGTETDDYGYIVQNNTLFGQVYGFSNQGPLTAFNLNNQGHIVQGTTLNMMTSHAMATVNNDDILFANIPRDINSPTATFTVVNAVNPQIKSTGSVNLTTVANNGELAYFTHLVQIGNKIYAPFMSIKGTTDNTFGSNYLDNSWVAVFSYPSMVLEKVFKDNRTSYIGSYSGQNGLNKIDNGEVYAFSTAVTGSTKHSAGLKINTNSQEFDQSYFFDIETASGGHKYARSTYVGGTRFLAEMYAEAGASTGTVKLAILDVAAKTVTWVANSPIYTPSLFSTPTYVEGDKNTVNIPIKDATGQIAIYQVNGSNATITKGLVVNGAADIYAINKLTY from the coding sequence ATGAATAGATTTAATTTTCTCCTGCTTGCAGGATTATTCCTTGGCCTGGCTATGACCGGGTGCAGTAAAAATGATGACAACACTTCACCAGGTCCCGAACCGGTTGGCAATGCTAAATATGTACTGGCCGTAACGACAACTGCCGGAGGCGCCACCACTTATCTGCTCACTGCTGATCATCTTTCAAAGGGTACCACCTCAACGACCGGCAATGGTACAGAGACAGACGACTACGGTTATATTGTCCAAAACAACACGCTGTTCGGCCAGGTTTACGGGTTTAGCAATCAGGGGCCGTTAACAGCTTTTAATCTTAATAATCAAGGACATATTGTACAGGGAACCACCCTCAACATGATGACAAGCCATGCTATGGCAACTGTGAATAACGACGATATATTGTTTGCAAATATACCCAGAGATATTAACAGCCCAACGGCTACCTTTACGGTAGTCAATGCAGTAAATCCCCAGATAAAAAGTACAGGCAGCGTAAACCTGACAACAGTAGCAAACAATGGTGAACTGGCTTACTTTACTCATTTAGTACAAATTGGCAATAAAATATATGCTCCTTTTATGAGCATTAAAGGAACTACCGACAATACTTTTGGTTCCAATTACCTTGACAATAGCTGGGTTGCCGTGTTCAGCTATCCTTCCATGGTGCTTGAAAAGGTCTTCAAGGATAACCGCACAAGTTACATTGGTTCTTATTCTGGACAGAATGGGCTTAACAAGATTGACAATGGCGAGGTCTATGCCTTTTCCACCGCAGTAACAGGTTCTACCAAACATTCAGCCGGACTGAAAATAAATACCAATTCGCAAGAGTTTGACCAGAGTTATTTCTTCGATATAGAAACAGCTTCTGGTGGCCATAAATACGCCAGGAGTACTTACGTAGGCGGTACTCGTTTCCTTGCTGAAATGTATGCTGAAGCAGGAGCATCAACAGGTACGGTAAAGCTCGCTATATTGGATGTGGCCGCAAAAACGGTAACCTGGGTTGCCAATTCGCCAATTTATACGCCATCCCTTTTCTCTACACCCACTTACGTAGAAGGTGACAAGAATACCGTTAATATCCCGATAAAAGATGCAACCGGACAGATCGCTATCTATCAGGTTAACGGTTCCAACGCTACAATAACAAAAGGACTTGTGGTAAATGGCGCAGCGGATATTTATGCCATTAATAAACTTACCTATTAG
- a CDS encoding AraC family transcriptional regulator produces MAKNKKIPTHSVTESVSGMNIVKIEPEESLVTPHDISLPHRHGHYFCILLESGEMEFLIDFNKVTLKANTLFLSYPGQVLQFVSRKECLGWVLFFEHALISEKARTLLDQFLAETIPMDLSTSQAALIRNMLGTMDTVYHDGRTDIFRKQTIQALLMAYVYQISSVYALKENKELIKYSPRHIEIAKTFWQLLRRDTVMKKPSEFASEMNITTGYLNDVVKRVTGFSVTDLIHSEVIKEAQRLMVYSNLPLKEVADRLGFNDYSYFHRVFNKTSGQSPGSFRGSSVQ; encoded by the coding sequence ATGGCTAAAAACAAGAAGATTCCGACCCATTCGGTCACCGAATCTGTTTCAGGAATGAACATCGTGAAAATTGAACCTGAAGAATCTTTAGTGACACCACACGACATTTCGCTTCCGCATAGACATGGCCATTATTTCTGTATCCTGCTCGAAAGCGGAGAGATGGAATTTCTGATCGATTTCAACAAAGTGACCCTCAAGGCAAATACTTTATTCCTATCTTATCCTGGACAGGTACTTCAGTTCGTGTCAAGAAAAGAGTGCCTGGGATGGGTGCTCTTTTTTGAGCATGCGCTTATCAGTGAAAAAGCCAGGACATTACTCGATCAATTCCTGGCCGAAACGATACCAATGGATCTGTCCACCAGTCAGGCAGCACTAATAAGAAATATGCTTGGTACTATGGATACGGTCTATCATGATGGAAGAACAGATATTTTTAGAAAGCAGACTATACAGGCTTTGCTGATGGCTTATGTTTATCAGATTTCCTCGGTATATGCGTTAAAGGAAAACAAGGAGCTCATTAAGTATTCACCACGACATATAGAAATTGCCAAAACATTTTGGCAACTGTTACGACGGGATACTGTCATGAAAAAGCCATCCGAATTTGCCTCTGAAATGAACATCACCACCGGTTATCTCAATGATGTGGTAAAAAGAGTGACTGGATTTTCAGTAACGGATTTAATACATAGCGAGGTGATCAAGGAAGCCCAGAGGCTAATGGTCTATTCGAACCTACCCTTAAAAGAAGTCGCAGACCGATTGGGATTCAACGACTATAGCTATTTTCATCGTGTCTTCAATAAGACATCCGGACAATCGCCGGGTTCCTTTCGGGGGAGCTCCGTTCAATAG
- a CDS encoding cation diffusion facilitator family transporter, protein MKETAHNHEHSHSHEHGHEDDHHHHAGGMHVHPIVKNMRIALLLNVSFTIIEFVGGIMTNSMAILSDAIHDLGDSIAIVCSLVLEKKSTGGRTQLFTYGKRRLSVLAAFFTSLILIAGSVVILTQAIPRFFRPESVNTEGVLWLAVIGVIFNGLAFFRLFKGKSKSVNQRAVMMHLMEDALGWIVVLVGGFIMYFTSWMWIDPLLSVGVAVFILYNTLRNIMQTLKILLQVKPDNFNDMEIKAALLKIPGITNIHDLHAWTMDGEYNVLTTHLVLNSDANMEDLRKVRNEAYHVLSHLEIHHPTLQFEFEGESCALIHC, encoded by the coding sequence ATGAAAGAAACAGCACACAACCACGAGCATAGCCACAGTCACGAACATGGACACGAAGATGACCATCACCATCACGCAGGAGGCATGCATGTACACCCCATTGTTAAGAACATGCGCATTGCTTTACTGCTCAATGTATCATTTACCATCATTGAGTTTGTCGGGGGAATAATGACGAATTCGATGGCTATATTATCTGATGCTATCCACGACCTGGGCGACAGTATTGCCATCGTATGCTCATTGGTGCTGGAAAAGAAATCGACAGGTGGAAGAACCCAACTGTTCACCTACGGAAAAAGGCGGCTTTCGGTATTGGCCGCGTTTTTTACCTCTCTCATACTGATTGCCGGTTCGGTAGTTATCCTCACGCAGGCCATTCCCCGTTTCTTCCGTCCGGAAAGTGTAAATACGGAAGGCGTACTATGGCTGGCGGTAATCGGTGTGATATTCAACGGGCTGGCATTTTTCAGACTGTTCAAAGGCAAGAGCAAATCCGTTAACCAAAGAGCCGTAATGATGCATTTGATGGAAGATGCGCTGGGATGGATTGTTGTACTGGTCGGCGGGTTTATCATGTATTTTACCTCCTGGATGTGGATAGATCCTTTACTGTCTGTAGGCGTGGCTGTCTTTATCCTCTACAATACCCTACGAAACATCATGCAAACGCTAAAAATACTGTTGCAGGTAAAACCCGACAATTTTAACGACATGGAAATAAAGGCCGCATTGCTTAAAATACCAGGTATAACCAATATACATGACCTGCACGCCTGGACAATGGACGGCGAGTACAATGTGCTGACTACTCATTTGGTACTGAATAGCGACGCGAATATGGAAGACCTGCGTAAGGTAAGAAATGAGGCATATCATGTACTTTCCCATTTAGAGATACATCATCCCACCCTACAATTTGAATTTGAAGGAGAATCGTGTGCCTTGATACACTGCTAA
- a CDS encoding AraC family transcriptional regulator, with protein MKNSPTIPKHDHDGSGIRIEPIDDGIINTPSDFHEPHRHEHYICILVEKGSIENSVDFRKTIIRKNSLFVSYPGQVHQLVKSTGVTGWVLAIDNKLVDDTVSSIWQQSLSEVINLELGPGESRWFKNILVLIAGTASKDLGMVINSQAQVTLATAFIQQVAFVYQGREQRFTLHHSANSIYIAKKFKQVLKQQFKALKRPGDYAEILNLSVSHLNDTVKAVTGFSLTYLIQQEVLREAQRLLYHSHFSVKEIAVSLGYEDYKYFNRLFSKVAGISPGAFRKQEINRTK; from the coding sequence ATGAAAAATTCACCAACTATACCGAAACACGACCATGACGGCAGTGGAATCCGAATAGAGCCGATAGACGACGGTATCATTAATACGCCCTCAGATTTTCATGAACCGCACCGGCATGAACATTATATTTGCATACTGGTAGAAAAGGGTTCTATAGAGAACTCAGTTGATTTCAGAAAAACCATTATCCGTAAAAACTCGCTCTTCGTTTCCTATCCCGGGCAGGTACACCAGTTGGTAAAATCAACGGGTGTTACGGGCTGGGTGCTTGCTATAGACAACAAGCTCGTGGATGATACCGTAAGTTCAATATGGCAACAATCGCTTTCAGAAGTCATCAACCTGGAGCTAGGGCCCGGAGAATCGAGATGGTTTAAAAACATCCTGGTATTAATAGCAGGTACTGCTTCAAAAGACCTTGGTATGGTCATTAATTCCCAGGCACAGGTTACGCTGGCAACTGCTTTTATACAGCAGGTGGCTTTCGTTTACCAGGGAAGGGAACAGCGCTTTACGTTACATCATTCCGCAAACAGCATCTATATTGCCAAAAAGTTTAAACAGGTGTTGAAACAACAATTCAAGGCATTAAAGCGTCCCGGCGACTATGCCGAAATTTTGAACCTTTCGGTAAGCCACCTGAATGACACGGTAAAAGCTGTGACAGGTTTTTCGTTGACCTACCTTATACAGCAGGAAGTGCTACGGGAGGCACAACGGTTATTGTACCATTCCCATTTCAGCGTGAAAGAAATCGCAGTTTCGCTGGGATATGAGGACTATAAGTATTTCAACCGCCTGTTCAGCAAGGTTGCCGGGATTTCGCCAGGAGCCTTTCGGAAACAGGAAATAAACAGGACAAAATAG